Below is a genomic region from Acetobacter ghanensis.
GGGAATGGCGTCCTCATGCCAGCAGCCTGCTACTAGGCAGCACAACGCCAACCCTGCCAACCTGACCCCCCCACAAAAGGCGCGTGGCCCGATTTATGCCCCCCATGAGCGGCGCGCCTTCCACCGGTTGAGCAACAGGGAATTGCTAACGACCGAGACCGAACTCATGGCCATGGCCGCCCCGGCAAAAACCGGGCTAAGCAAACCGAATGCCGCCAGTGGCAGGCCCAATATGTTGTAGATAAATGCAAAAAACAGGTTCTGCCTGATTTTGGATACCGTTGCCCGGGAGAGCGAGACAGCATCCACCAGTGCCGTTAACTGGCTCCGCACCAGCACAACATCCGCCGTTTCCAACGCAATATCGGCCCCGGCTCCAATAGCAAAACTAACATCAGCCAGTGCAAGGGCCGGAGCATCGTTTATACCATCCCCCACCATGCCCACACAGTGCTGGCCACCAGCCTTGAGCCGGGTGATCTGCGCGGCCTTGCCCTCCGGCAGCACACCGGCCACAACCTCATCTATCCTCACCTGCCGGGCCACGGCTTGTGCTGCCCGCTCATTATCCCCACTGAGCATCACCACACGCAGCCCCTCGCTCCGCAGAGCGGCAATAGCCATCTGGGCTTCTGGCCGGACCTGATCAGCCAGCCCAAAATACCCCACGACTCTCCCCCCAAGGGCCAAGGCGACAATGGTTTGCCCACGGGCCTGCCAGCCATCGGTTAACGTCCGGTCTATTGGGCAACCAATCTGTTGCATATAGGAAAGCGAGCCAAGCTGCGCATCTTTCTCTCCCATCCGGGCCTGCACACCACGCCCCGGTATGGCGTTAAAATCGGTTATGGTGGCAGGCACCGCCCCCTGTGCCGTGGCATACGCCACAATAGCGCGAGCCAGCGGATGTTCGGAACTCTGCTCCAGCGCATACGCCAGCCCCAGCACCGTATGTGGGTCCTCGCCCGGGGCAAGCTGCACCTGCACGACACCGGGCCGCCCTATGGTAAGGGTTCCTGTTTTGTCAGTGACCAGAATATCCATTTTGCGCGCCTGCTCCAGCGCATCCGCATTGCGGAACAGAATACCAGCCTGCGCACCAAGGCCCGTACCGACCATAATGGCCGTTGGTGTTGCCAACCCTAACGAGCAGGGGCAGGCAATAACCAGCACCGACACGGCATTAACCAGACTGGCGCCAAAATGCCCCGTAAGCGCCCACCCCACACCAAGGGCCAGCAAGGCCAGCACCAGCACCGCAGGCACAAATACCGCCGCCACACGGTCCGCCAGACGCTGCACACTGGCCTTGCTGCCCTGCGCCTGCTCCACCATACGCACAATGCCCGATAGAACGGTTTGCGCCCCCACTTTTGTGGCCTGCACACGCAAAGCGCCTGTCTGGTTCAAAGTACCCGCAAAAACGCGGTCGCCCGTGGTTTTGGTAACGGGGGCGCTCTCACCCGTTAGCATGGCTTCATCCAGATCAGACCGGCCATCCAGCACCGTGCCGTCCACGGCCACGCTCTCCCCCGGACGGACCATAAACACGTTGCCGGGCACAAGCTGCTCCACCGGCGTATCCACCCACTGGCCATTCTGCTCCACATGGGCAGTCCGGGGTTGCAGGTGCATAAGGCTTTGCATCCCCGCACTAGCGCGGGCTTTGGCGCGGGCCTCCAGCAGGCGACCAAGCAGAACAAGAGTCAGCACCAGCGCGCTGGTCTCAAAATAAACAGGCTGATCAAGGCCAAAAGCCATCACAACAGTGCTGAACACAAAAGCAATGCCTGTGCCCATAACCACCAGCACATCCATATTGGCGGCACCGGCCCGCAGCGCATGGAAGGCACCGCCATACAACGCGCGGCCACACCAGAGCTGCACCAGCCCAGCCAGCCCGAACTGACACCACAAGGGCAGCATAACGGTATGCTCACCCAGCAGCATACCCAGCATCTGGATGACAAAAGGCAAACTCAGCACGGCAGAAAGGAGGAAATTCCGCCACTCCCCCCGCCATTCCGCCTCGTGCTGCGCATTTTGCGCATCTGGCGCCTGCTGGTTGTACAGGCTTGCGCCGTATCCAGCCTTCTCCACACGGGCAATCAAATCTGCCGCATCCACTACGCCGGGCACAAAGCTGACATGGGCGCGCTCGGTAGCCAGATTGACCGATGCCTGAACCGATGGCAGGGCATTGAGCACTTTTTCCACCCTGTTTACGCAGGATGCGCATGTCAGCCCGGTCAGGGCCAGATCAACACTTGTGGTTTCGGGCGTAAAACCGGCATGACGCACGGCTTCCAGCACCGGGGGGAGTTGGGTTGCGAGGTCTTCCAGAGTGACCTGCGCCCGTGCCGTGGCAAAATTAACGGATGCCTGCACATCCTGCTGCCGATTGAGCACTTTTTCCAGCCGGGCGGCACAACTGGCACAGCTCATGCCCGCAACGGGAAAACTGATAATCTGGCTCATGCTCTTGTGGCTCCATGCCTACGGTCAAACACACCGGGCAAAACATGCTTATACGCCGGTCACGACACATCCGGACTGACCCATTCTCCTTGCCATATATGCCCCCTAGGGGTATATTCAAATCATGCGGTGCCTTTTTCTCTTTCGTGGGCCAATTTTGGGCTGCCTGCTTTTGCTGGCCAGCACGTTTGGCCTGTGGGCGCTGCACACCCCGGCTGTGGCGGCTACGCCCAGCATGGTCCATGCCACCATGCACCACGCGGAGCATGGTCCGGTTGCGGCTGCCGCCATGCACCACCACACAACGGCACTGGGCTGCCCATCCACCACAGCGGCGGTACACCACCTTATGCACCACCATGCAGCCTGCTGCATGACAGGCAATGCCCTGTCTGTTGTGGATATATCGGCTGGCACACTACCAGTAACCTTTTTGTGGCACACCCGCGCCAAGCCGGTTTTTGCCCATCAGACGGCCCTGCCCGACCGCCGGGCCGCTCCTCTGCTCCGTCCGCCCAAACTGCACACGGCCTGATAAATCCACCGGTGGCGTAAGCCCCCGCCTGATCAGCCATGCGGTCTGCCCTAAACGGACCGTGCAGAATGGACCAATACCATGCCCTTACCCTCACCCCATCGGGGAGGAGGCTTTGCGCGCCGCCAGTTCATAACTGGTGCGAGCGCCCTTGCCGCCCTGACCGGCCTGAGCCGCCTGCCACGCGCGCAGGCCGACACACCTTTTGGCACTCCCCTGCCCTCTGCCCCCCGTTCGGTTTTTGACCTGACCCTCCGCCCGCTTACGGTCAACATTGCAGGCAAAACCCAGACCGTACCGACCATGAACGGGAGTATGCCCGGCCCCACCCTACGCTGGCGGGAGGGGGATACCGTAACCCTGAACATCCATAACCATCTGGCTGAGGAATCATCCATCCACTGGCACGGCATCCGCTGCCCGGCCGACATGGATGGTGTACCGGGCCTGAGCTTTGCAGGCATTGGGCCGGGGCAAAGCTTTACCTACCGTTTTCCCGTCCGGCAGAGCGGCACTTACTGGTACCACAGCCATTCCAACATGCAGGAAGCACGCGGGCTCTACGGAGCCATCGTCATCGACCCACGTGACCCGCCTACCCAGACATGGGACCGGGACTACGTTGTGCTGCTCTCCGACTGGTCGGACGTGGCCCCGCACGACATTATCAGCAACCTTAAATTTCAAGACGATTACTATAACTTTCGGCAACGCACGGCTGTTTCTCTTATAAAGGACGCCAAGCGTGATGGCCTGTTACCCGCCGTAAAGAACCGCCTGCAATGGGCCGGCATGAACATGTCCGCCACCGATATTTCGGATGTGACCGGCATTATCTACACATATCTCATGAACGGCTGCACGCCGGACACCAACTGGACCGGGCTGTTCCGCCCTAATGAGCGGGTGCGGCTCCGCTTTATCAATGCGTCCGCCATGACGTTTTACGACATACGCATTCCCGGCCTGCAAATGGACGTGGTGCAGGCGGACGGGAACGATGTGGAACCTGTGCGGGTCGATGAATTCCGCATTGGTGTTGCCGAAACCTACGACTGTATCGTGCAGCCAAAAGACAACAGAGCCTACACCATTTTTGCCCAGACGGAGGACCGCACAGGCTATGCCCGTGGCACGCTGGCCCCGCAACCGGGCATGCACGCGGCCATCCCCCCCATGGACCCACGGCCAGTCCGCACCATGCTGGACATGGGCATGCCCGAAACCATGCACGACATGAAGGGCATGGACATGAAAGGGATGGATATGGGCAAAGACAACCAGCCCCCAGCCCATACGCCCCCCCTGAATGTTGAAAACCAGAATATTGCCGCCATGCCCACGAACCGGCTGGCCGACCCCGGAGACGGGCTACGCAACAACGGCCGCCGTGTGCTGACCTACGCCGACCTGCGTGCCCTACGCCCGGCGGAAGATACACGCCCCCCTTCGCGGGAGATCACACTCCATCTAACCGGCAACATGGAGCGCTACATCTGGGGGTTTGACGGCAAAAAGTTCTCCGAGGCAGACCCCATTCCCCTCCGACTGGGTGAACGGGTCCGCTTTACGCTCATCAATGACACCATGATGGAACACCCCGTTCATCTGCACGGTCTATGGAGCGAGCTGGAGAATGGACAGGGGGCTTACAACCCGGTCAAACACACCATTATTGTGCAGCCGGGCGCAAAGCTGAGCTACCTTGTCTCCGCCGATACACCGGGACTATGGGCCTACCACTGCCACCTGCTCTACCACATGGACCTTGGCATGTTCCGCACTGTGGTGGTGTCATGACCCGGCGTTACACCACCGCATATGCGGCGCTTGTGCTGACTCTGGCCTTCCACCAGCCTGCCTTTGCCGCCCCTGCACTGGCGGCACACAAGCACACCATGCCCGCAATGGATGGTATGGAGGACATGCCCGGCATGGATATGGGAGACGACATGGACATGACGGCTCCTCCCCCCGCCCATAAGGTTCAACACCCCATAACGGCTTCCCCCCATGCCGCGACAAGCAACAAGGTAACGGCGGGCAGCCTGCACGAACACACCCACGGCACTTTCCACACTAGCCTGCCAGCGCTGGCCCCCAGCAGTCAGTGGCCTTCGGCGCCACCGCCCATACCCAAAGTGCGTTACGTGCACGACATGCCGCCGGTTATGGACCACAACACGTATTTTCATGTTCTGATGGAACAGTTTGAAGGCCGCTATACAGCGGGTGACAGTCTGTTACGCTATTCCGGGCAAAGCTGGTTTGGCACAGATCATGACAAGCTGTGGATCAAGTCCGAGGGCACGGTGGACGGGCACCGCCATATGACCGATGGCGACCACGAATTTTTGTATGACCATGCCATTTCCACCTATTTTGACGTACAGGCCGGGGTACGGCTGGATCTGGATAGTGGTCCCACACGTGCATGGGGCGCGGTGGGGGTACAGGGGCTGGCGCTGTATTTTTTTGATGTGTCGGCAACAGCCTATTTCAACGCTCAGGGGGTCGCTGGCAAGCTGGAAGGCTCCTACGACCTGCTAATTACCAACCGGCTGATTTTGCAACCCCAAGCAGAGCTGAACTTTTATTCTCACACCGACGCGGAGCGCAATGTAAGCCGAGGTTTTTCCGACATTGATGCCGGGCTACGCCTGCGTTACGAATTCAAGCGCAAAATAGCCCCCTATATTGCCGTGACCTACGCTGGCCACTACGGCAACACAGCCAACCATACCAGCAACTGGCGGGGGTCAGCCGATAACGGGGCGGAGGACATCCGCTTTACCTTTGGTGTGCGCACATGGTTTTAACCATGTGCGTCGGCTAGACCTGCGCCATAACTTTTGCGTCCAACGGTCAGGCATTCTACACAGACGGCAAGATAACCACGGGCTGGAGCCGAGCCTTACACGGCACGGCACCAGCCCTTCCCCCTTACGCCGCCCTGTTTTTAAAACAACCAGCAGAATGCCCCATGTCCACAGACAAACCCGGTTGCCACGCCTGCACACCCAGCGCACCTGCCAGCAGGGAGCGGCACGTTACGCAACCAGACAAAACAGCCCTGATCAACCGCCTCAAACGGATTGAAGGGCAAATTGGCGGTATTCTCAACATGGTGCAGGATGACCGCTACTGCGTGGATATTCTAACCCAGCTTTCCGCCGTCAAATCCGCATTGGATGGGGTGAGTATTCAAATCCTGACTTCGCACGCCAAAGGTTGTGTACGCACAGCCGTAGCGGAAAATGGCGGAGAGGATGCGCTGGAAGAACTCATGGGCGTTATTCGCAAAATGATAAAGTAAGCACCCCAAAACACCCGGCTGGCCGCATACTGCCAACCACACAGACAATAAAAAAGGCTCCCCCACACAGTGTGGAGGAGCCTTTTTTGAATACGAAAACCCGTAAGGGTCGCAGTCTTAGTTCTTGGTTTTGTCAACCAGACGGGACTTAGCGATCCAGGGCATCATGCCACGCAGTTTTTCGCCAACGGCTTCAATCTGGTGGGCATCGTTACGTGCACGGGTAGCCTTGAAGAACACGTTGCCGGACTTGTTTTCCAGCACGAAGTTGCGCACGAAGGTGCCGTTCTGGATGTCCGTCAGGATGTCCTTCATGGCCTTCTTGCTTTCCGCCGTGATCACGCGCGGGCCAGACACATACTCACCATACTCAGCGGTGTTGGAGATGGAGTAGTTCATGTTGGCAATGCCGCCTTCGTAGATCAGGTCCACGATCAGCTTCATTTCGTGCAGGCATTCAAAGTATGCCATTTCCGGGGCGTAACCGCCTTCAACCAGCGTTTCAAAGCCAGCGCGGATCAGTTCGACCAGACCACCGCAAAGCACGGCCTGTTCACCAAACAGATCGGTTTCGACTTCTTCCTTGAAGGACGTTTCGATCGTGCCTGCACGGCCACCACCAATGGCGGATGCGTAGGACAGAGCAATGTCCAGAGCCTTGCCGGACTTGTCCTGTGCAATAGCCACCAGGCAGGGCACGCCGCCGCCACGCTGGTATTCGGAACGCACGGTGTGGCCGGGGCCTTTAGGCGCGATCAGGAACACGTCCAGATCAGGGCGGGCTTCGATCAGGCGGAAGTGGATGGACAGACCATGAGCAAAAGCCAGAGCAGCACCCTGCTTCAGGTTCTTTTCCAGAGATTCTTTGTACAGTGCGCCCTGACCTTCGTCGGGGGTCAGCACCATAACAACGTCTGCCCAGGCAGCAGCTTTGTCGGGCGTCATAACCGTAAAGCCAGCATTGCGGGCTTTTTCTGCTGCGGCAGAACCTTCGCGCAGGCCGATCACAACTTCAGAAACACCGCTGTCCTTCAGGTTGTTGGCATGGGCATGGCCCTGGCTGCCGTAACCGATAACGGCCACCTTTTTGGACTTGATCAGGTTAACGTCGGCGTCACGATCATAATACACGCGCATAGCCATTATACTTTTCTCCCTGTTGCCGGAGTCACTCCCCGGCGTTGCTGCCTGCTATACTTCAGAAGTTCTGAATTGTCTGCGGCCCACGGCAAATGGAGGCAACCCCGGTGCGGGACACCTCAACCAGCCCGAGCGGGCGCATCAGCTCAATAAAACTGTCCAGCTTGTCTGTAGAGCCGGTCAGTTCAAACACAAAGGAACTGGCGGTTGTATCCACCGCCCGTGCCCGGAATGCCTGTGCTATACGCAGGGCTTCCGTCCTTGGCTCCCCCGAAGACACAACTTTGACCAGAGCCATTTCCCGCGCAACGTATGGCCCTTCCGCCGTCAGGTTCACCACGCGCGAGACGGGCACAAGCCGCTCAAGCTGCGTTTTAACCTGCCGGATGGAAGACTGCGTGCCCGTGGTCACGATGTTAACGCGGGAGGTCTGGCCGTGTTCATCCACCGGAGCCACCGTCAGGCTCTGGATGTTGTAACCACGGCCCGAGAACAGCTCCACAATACGGGCAAGAGCCCCGCTCTCGTTATCAACCAGAAGGGAAATAACAGCGGAACCGGAAACTTCGACCTGCATATTCATGTTTCTCGCAATCAAAGCAGAATGGACAAGACAGAAATCAGAAACAGAACAGACCGGTTAAACCAGCATCTGCCCTTCCTTGCTGATCGTCGCCCCGCTTTCTTCCTGCTCCGGACCAAGGATCATCTGGTTATGGGCCGCCCCGGACGGAATCATGGGGAAGCAGTTTTCACCTTCTGCCACGCAGATATCCACAATAACCGGACCATCATGCTCCAGCGCCTGACGGATGGTCGCATCCAACTGGTCCAGACGGGTCACACGCAGGCCGGTTGCATGAAAACTTTCGGCCAGCTTTACAAAGTCCGGCAGAGCATCACTGTAGCTTTCCGAATAACGGGAACCGTGCAGTAGTTCCTGCCACTGGCGCACCATGCCCATGTAGTGGTTATTGATGATGAAGATTTTAACCGGCAGACGGTACTGCGCAATGGTCCCCAGTTCCTGAATGTTCATCAGGGTTGAGGCTTCGCCCGCAATATCCAGCACCAGCGCATCCGGGTGTGCAACCTGTGCACCAACGGCAGCAGGCAGACCATACCCCATGGTGCCCAGCCCGCCCGATGTCAGCCAGCGGTTGGGTTCATCAAACCGAAAGAACTGCGCCGCCCACATCTGATGTTGCCCCACCTCGGTGGAAACATAGGTGTCCCGCCCGGTCTGGCGTGCCAGTTCATAAACACGCTGGATGGCCTGCTGCGGCTTGATAACCGCATCTGGCGCCTGATCCTGCTTAAAGCGCAGGCAGTCCAGTGCACGCCACCCTTCAATCTGTGCCCACCAGGCATCCAGATCGGCTTTATGGGCATAGGCGGGCTGCTTTTCCCACTCTTCAATCATCATGCCAATAATCTGGCCAACGTCGCCCACAATGCCTTCGTTCACATGCACGATCTTGTTGATCTGGGAAGGATCAATATCGACATGAATTTTAAAAGAATTGGGAGAGAACGCATCCAGCCGCCCGGTTACCCGGTCATCAAACCGGCTCCCCAGCGCAATCAGCACATCGCAGTCGTGGGTTGCCAGATTGGCTTCGTACGTGCCGTGCATACCCAGCATACCGAGGAAGCGCCCGTCCGTTCCGGGAAAAGCGCCAAGCCCCATAAGCGTGGAAGTAATGGGGAACCCGGTCAGCTCCACCAGCTTGCGCAGGTTCTCGCTAGCCTGCGGGCCGGAGTTGATAACCCCACCCCCCGTATAAAACAGCGGGCGTTTGCCATTCTTCATAGCGGCCACAGCACGGGCAATGGCGGCACGGTCCGGCTCAGAAGTCATGCGGGTCGTGCGCGGGGTAACGGATTTTGCATCCGTATAGGGCGCATCCCCCACCGTTATATTCTTAGGCAGATCAATCAGCACTGGGCCGGGGCGACCAGAGCGGGCAATGGCAAAGGCCTCGTGCACCGCAGGCGCCAGATCTTCGGGCTTGCGCACCAGATAATTGTATTTGGTGACCGGGCGGGTAATGCCCGTTGTATCCGCTTCCTGAAACGCGTCATTCCCGATCAGGGCTGTTGGCACCTGCCCGGACAGGCAGACCAGCGGGATGGAATCCATCATGGCGTCCAGCAGGCCGGTCACCGCATTGGTGGCCCCCGGACCACTGGTTACCAGCACCACACCAACCTTACCGGTAGAACGGGCATAGGCTTCTGCCGCATGCACAGCTGCCTGCTCGTGCCGCACCAGCACATGGCGGATGTGGTTCTGCTTGAACAGGGCATCATAAATGGGAAGGACAGCGCCACCGGGGTAGCCAAAAATAACCTCCACGCCCTGTTCGACCAATGCGCGCAGAAGCACTTCCGCACCCGGCAGGGTTGCGGTTGTCTGAGCGTCCAGTGTGGTCGAGCCAGTATAGCGTGTCATAGCGTCCTCTCTTCCCGGAATTGGGAGCAGGCGGCCTGTTTAGGGCCCGATATGGGAGGCGTCAATCCCCATTAGAATAAAAGAAACAATTTCATCATATTTTCTTTCCGAAAATTGCTCGAAATCAGAAAAACAGGCATTAACTATGCTGGTCAGCCCCTCCGCAGTAAGCGGATGGTGTGCAAACCACGTTGCCTGCCGCTTGGTGTAACGCCCTGTGGCGGCAATGGCGTGGGCTGCGGCTTCTGCCTCCGTCATTTCCCCCCGCAACATGGCGGCCAGTTCGGGCACACCGTGGGCCCGCATGGCTGGCAGGTCCGGGTCCAGATTCTGTTGTAACAGAGCACGCACCTCCTCCACCGCACCCTGCTCCAGCATGGCGGAAAACCGCGCGGCTATGCGCGTACGCAGGTCTGCCCGGGGGGGATGCAACCGCACTGCCACAAAACGGCACGGAGCCGGTGGGAGGCCGGGCTGCGCCTGCCACCAGTCCAACCCGTGGCCAGTAGCCCGCCACACCTCCCACGCCCGTGCCACCCGCTGCGAATCTACTGGTTTAAGCCGCGCTGCCGTTTGCGGGTCCACCACCATAAGCCGGGCATGGACCGCAGGCGCACCTTCCACCGCAACAAGGGCCCGCGCCTCCTGCCGGATAGGCTCCGCACATTCGGGAATCTGGGCGAGTCCATCTGTCAGGGCGCGCATATACATGCCTGTGCCACCACACAGTATAGGCAGGCGGCCTGTGTTCCACGCCTCCTGCATGGCTGCCAGAGCCTGCTCGCGCCACCACGCCACACTACCTTTTTGCGCAGCAGGCAGCACACCGTAGAGCCTGTGCGGTACCAGTGCCTCATCCCGCGCATCGGGGCGGGCCGTCAACACGCGCAGCTCCCGATAAACCTGCATGGAATCCGCGTTAATAATGATGCCATTCAACGCCTGCGCCAGCCTGAGCGCTAACGCGGATTTGCCCGAGCAGGTTGGTCCCGCAATAACAAGGGCTGGCGGATATGGGGCGGACAGGCGGCCTGCATGGGAGGCGTCTGGGTGTTCGGCTTGCTTCATGCCCGTATTCCTGCCACACACCCAAGTGCCATGACGAGCCTTGTTCTGACCCTTGTTGCCCCCCGTGAGGCGACAACACTCGATACCGCCACCCTCTCCCTCGCGCGGGACGTAATCCGCGCCAATGGTGAGGCCGTAATCCTCTCTCCCGGAGAGGCGGTGGATATTCCATGCCCGGCCAGCGCGCGCACTGTGCTGCCCCAGCTACACGACCAGCTTGGCGGCAAGTTTGACGCCATTCTGACTCCAGCGGAAGGCCGCCGTAAAAAGCTGCTGGTCTCGGACATGGACAGCACCATTGTCGCCAATGAAACGTTGGATGATCTGGCAGCGCTGGCGGGAATCGGGGACAAGGTTGCCGCCATTACCGCCCGCTCCATGAATGGTGAGCTGGATTTTGCCACCTCCCTGCGTGAGCGCGTGGCCCTGCTCAAGGGCTTGCCTCTGAGCCTGCTGGAAAAAGCGTGGCAGGACGTCCGCCTGAACCCCGGCGCAGTAGAGCTTGTACGCACCATGCGTGCACATGGGGCTTATACGGCGCTCGTCTCTGGTGGCTTTACCTTCTTCACCTCCCGCGTGGCCGCACTTTGCGGGTTTGAGGAAAACCATGCCAACACCCTGCTGGCAGACAGCACCGGACACCTGACCGGCGCACCCGGCCTGCCTATTCTGGGCGCACAGACCAAGCTGGAACTATTGCAAAAGCTGACCACCCACCACGGGTTGGAAAACACCGCAACGCTGGCCATTGGCGATGGCGCAAATGACCTGCCCATGCTGCGTGCGGCAGGCCTTGGCATTGCCTTCCACGCCAAACCGGTTGTACGGCAGGCGGTGTCGGCACAGATCAACCTCACCTCGCTCCGCACCGCATTGTTCATGCAGGGTTATCCCGCGTCTGCTTTTGTTAGCGCATAAACCGCACACCGGACTGGACCGCACGGAAGGAAGTAAAACACCATGCAGTTTGACCCACGGGATATTTCAACCTACCCCATCGTGCGCGTCATCTGCGTTCTGCTGGGTGCAGGGCTGGTGCTTTACTGCTTCAACTTCTACCTCACCCTGCCGCAGGACACGCCAGAGCACGTTATGCGGCACGTAGCGGCGCTCATTGTTGGCACAATCCTGCTTTTGGGCAGCATCTGGATCTAGGTCTCTCCTAGTCTCCGGGTTGTCTTTTGCGTTGCGCACCCCTCCCCCTCAGGGTAGGGTCTGGCTTATGGTTCACGCATCACATCCCCTTATCCGGCAGCGCCTGCAACAGGCACATGGGCACCTTGCAAAAGTTATTGCCATGATAGACGAGGGCCGAAGCTGCTCGGATCTGGCGCAACAGCTTGAGGCCGTGGAAAGCACACTCCGCAAATCCAAGCGGATGCTGGTTCAGGACCACCTTGAACACTGCATCATAGACGCCATTGCAGCGGGTGAAATGAGCCGCGAGGACGCCCTGAAGGCCTTCTCCTCCCTAACCAAATACCTCTAACGGCGGAACGCTTCATGCTGCGTGTGCTGCACCACCGGACCTACCGCCACCTGTTTGGCGCACAGGTTGTTGCCCTGACAGGAACAGGCCTGGCCACCGTAGCCTTGGGGCTGCTGGCCTTCCAAGTAGCCGGAGAGCACGCAGGTGCGGTGCTGGGAACTGCACTGGCCATAAAAATGCTAGCCTATGTGGGGGTAGCCCCATTGGCGGCCGCCTTTGCGGACCTCCTACCGCGCCGCATGATGCTGGTGCTGCTGGACCTTGTGCGCTGCCTTGTTGCGGCCTGCCTGCCCTTTGTGAACACAGCGTGGGAAATTTACGTTCTTATCTTTGTGCTGCAATCCGCCTCTGCTGCGTTTACCCCCACATTCCAAGCCACCATTCCCGATATTCTGCCCGATGAGCAGGACTACACGGATGCCCTTTCCCTCTCCCGCATAGCGTATGACACGGAGAGTGTTCTCAGCCCGCTGCTGGCTGCGGCTCTGTTAGGGGTTATGTCTTTTCATGTTCTGTTTGTGGGCACGGCTATTGGCTTTTTGTGCTCCGCAGCCCTTGTGGTGTCCGTACGCC
It encodes:
- a CDS encoding heavy metal translocating P-type ATPase produces the protein MSQIISFPVAGMSCASCAARLEKVLNRQQDVQASVNFATARAQVTLEDLATQLPPVLEAVRHAGFTPETTSVDLALTGLTCASCVNRVEKVLNALPSVQASVNLATERAHVSFVPGVVDAADLIARVEKAGYGASLYNQQAPDAQNAQHEAEWRGEWRNFLLSAVLSLPFVIQMLGMLLGEHTVMLPLWCQFGLAGLVQLWCGRALYGGAFHALRAGAANMDVLVVMGTGIAFVFSTVVMAFGLDQPVYFETSALVLTLVLLGRLLEARAKARASAGMQSLMHLQPRTAHVEQNGQWVDTPVEQLVPGNVFMVRPGESVAVDGTVLDGRSDLDEAMLTGESAPVTKTTGDRVFAGTLNQTGALRVQATKVGAQTVLSGIVRMVEQAQGSKASVQRLADRVAAVFVPAVLVLALLALGVGWALTGHFGASLVNAVSVLVIACPCSLGLATPTAIMVGTGLGAQAGILFRNADALEQARKMDILVTDKTGTLTIGRPGVVQVQLAPGEDPHTVLGLAYALEQSSEHPLARAIVAYATAQGAVPATITDFNAIPGRGVQARMGEKDAQLGSLSYMQQIGCPIDRTLTDGWQARGQTIVALALGGRVVGYFGLADQVRPEAQMAIAALRSEGLRVVMLSGDNERAAQAVARQVRIDEVVAGVLPEGKAAQITRLKAGGQHCVGMVGDGINDAPALALADVSFAIGAGADIALETADVVLVRSQLTALVDAVSLSRATVSKIRQNLFFAFIYNILGLPLAAFGLLSPVFAGAAMAMSSVSVVSNSLLLNRWKARRSWGA
- a CDS encoding copper resistance system multicopper oxidase; its protein translation is MPLPSPHRGGGFARRQFITGASALAALTGLSRLPRAQADTPFGTPLPSAPRSVFDLTLRPLTVNIAGKTQTVPTMNGSMPGPTLRWREGDTVTLNIHNHLAEESSIHWHGIRCPADMDGVPGLSFAGIGPGQSFTYRFPVRQSGTYWYHSHSNMQEARGLYGAIVIDPRDPPTQTWDRDYVVLLSDWSDVAPHDIISNLKFQDDYYNFRQRTAVSLIKDAKRDGLLPAVKNRLQWAGMNMSATDISDVTGIIYTYLMNGCTPDTNWTGLFRPNERVRLRFINASAMTFYDIRIPGLQMDVVQADGNDVEPVRVDEFRIGVAETYDCIVQPKDNRAYTIFAQTEDRTGYARGTLAPQPGMHAAIPPMDPRPVRTMLDMGMPETMHDMKGMDMKGMDMGKDNQPPAHTPPLNVENQNIAAMPTNRLADPGDGLRNNGRRVLTYADLRALRPAEDTRPPSREITLHLTGNMERYIWGFDGKKFSEADPIPLRLGERVRFTLINDTMMEHPVHLHGLWSELENGQGAYNPVKHTIIVQPGAKLSYLVSADTPGLWAYHCHLLYHMDLGMFRTVVVS
- a CDS encoding copper resistance protein B; this encodes MTRRYTTAYAALVLTLAFHQPAFAAPALAAHKHTMPAMDGMEDMPGMDMGDDMDMTAPPPAHKVQHPITASPHAATSNKVTAGSLHEHTHGTFHTSLPALAPSSQWPSAPPPIPKVRYVHDMPPVMDHNTYFHVLMEQFEGRYTAGDSLLRYSGQSWFGTDHDKLWIKSEGTVDGHRHMTDGDHEFLYDHAISTYFDVQAGVRLDLDSGPTRAWGAVGVQGLALYFFDVSATAYFNAQGVAGKLEGSYDLLITNRLILQPQAELNFYSHTDAERNVSRGFSDIDAGLRLRYEFKRKIAPYIAVTYAGHYGNTANHTSNWRGSADNGAEDIRFTFGVRTWF
- a CDS encoding metal-sensitive transcriptional regulator, which translates into the protein MSTDKPGCHACTPSAPASRERHVTQPDKTALINRLKRIEGQIGGILNMVQDDRYCVDILTQLSAVKSALDGVSIQILTSHAKGCVRTAVAENGGEDALEELMGVIRKMIK
- the ilvC gene encoding ketol-acid reductoisomerase produces the protein MRVYYDRDADVNLIKSKKVAVIGYGSQGHAHANNLKDSGVSEVVIGLREGSAAAEKARNAGFTVMTPDKAAAWADVVMVLTPDEGQGALYKESLEKNLKQGAALAFAHGLSIHFRLIEARPDLDVFLIAPKGPGHTVRSEYQRGGGVPCLVAIAQDKSGKALDIALSYASAIGGGRAGTIETSFKEEVETDLFGEQAVLCGGLVELIRAGFETLVEGGYAPEMAYFECLHEMKLIVDLIYEGGIANMNYSISNTAEYGEYVSGPRVITAESKKAMKDILTDIQNGTFVRNFVLENKSGNVFFKATRARNDAHQIEAVGEKLRGMMPWIAKSRLVDKTKN
- the ilvN gene encoding acetolactate synthase small subunit → MQVEVSGSAVISLLVDNESGALARIVELFSGRGYNIQSLTVAPVDEHGQTSRVNIVTTGTQSSIRQVKTQLERLVPVSRVVNLTAEGPYVAREMALVKVVSSGEPRTEALRIAQAFRARAVDTTASSFVFELTGSTDKLDSFIELMRPLGLVEVSRTGVASICRGPQTIQNF